The genomic DNA TGTTGTACGCTCAGGACATGTTCGATGGGAGAAGGAGTTACTCAGATTCAGACGATACTCGAGGTGGCGGAGATGTACTAGAAGGGCGTGGTGATGCGGCGAAGGGTGGAGGGTTGTTACGAAGAGAGTGGCGGAGGGTCACGCTGGAGGCAGATCTTAAGTCCGACGCCCGCTGGCTTCTCGCGAGCGGAGCGGGAGCGTGCGGGAAGCTTCGAGTGAGTGAGGAAGCGAGTGAACGGCAGTGACACTCGCTCGTCGCCACAGCGGCGTTGTGTCTTCACGTAACAGAGAAGTGAGAGTGAGAGTCGGAGTATCAAGACTACGGATTCCGTCACTTCTGTTCAGGGCAAGGCGGGCAGGGATGCGGCGGCTCGTTTCGCAGAGCCGCATGCAAGTCCAAACTTTATCTGCGGCGTTGTTTGTGGGACAGCCCGCTAgttcgagctgctgctggtcgtcTGTTTCGTTCGTAGTTTGTCCGAGCAACGACTTTCTCGGCCATCTTCCTCTCGTTTGCTCTGTTCCCTCTCCCACCTGTCCACACTCCGACCTGCACGCAATACTCACAGCACCGTCTCGCGCACAATGGCTGTGTCACTGCAGGGCGTGGCAGATCTGCTCAAGGCCAGTCTGAACCCCTCGCAGCGAGCTCAAGGTACGCATATACTAGCTTCTCACAGGGCCTACGCACAAATCCAACTGACCACCTCATCTCCACAGCCGAAGCATCACTCAAAGCTGAGGAGGCAAAGCCTGGCTTCTCGCTCTCACTCCTCCAAATCGTTGCCACAGACTCCTTCGAACTCAACATCCGACTCTCCAGCGCTCTGTTATTCAAAAACTTTGTGAAGCGAAATTGGGTCGACGAGAACGGGACACACAAGCTTCCGGACAATGAGGTGAACACAATCAAGAGCGAGCTCATTGGGCTCATGGTACGAGTGCCTCCAAATATCCAGGCGCAGCTAGGTGATGCTATTAGCGTCATTGCAGACAGTGACTTCTGGGAGCGGTGGAACACACTCGTGGATGATCTGGTGTCAAGACTGACCCCAGATAATGCTACCGTCAACAATGGTGTACTACAGGTGGCTCATTCTATCTTCAAGCGATGGGAGCCACTCTACCGCTCTGACGACCTGTACACCGAGATCAACCATGTTCTCTCCAAATTCGCGGCACCCTTCCTTCAGCTCTGGGAGAACACCGACAGACAAATCACACAAAACCAGAGCAACCCAGCAGTGCTCAAAGCACACTACGCGACCCTTGATCTCATTCTCAAGCTGGTCTACGATCTATCGACCCACGATATGCCTCCACAATTCGAAGAGTCTCTTCCTGCCGTATCTGGCCTGCTGCACAAATATTTGACCTACGAGAACGCCGCGCTGAACACTGATGATGAGTCCGAAGCTGGTCCGCTGGAATACGTAAGAGCAGGTGTCTTCAAGGTTCTGAATTTGTACACTCGGAAGTACGACGATGAGTTCAAGCCACACGTACCACAATTCATCGGAACATCTTGGACGTTCTTGACAAATATCGGACCGGAAGCCAAGTACGATCTCGTGGTCAGCAGAGCGCTGGAGTTCTTGACTACCATCGCTAGCATTCCAGAGCATGCACAGAGCTTCAACAATGCCGATGTGCTTGGACAAGTGACGGAGAAGGTCGTTATACCAAATCTGTCTTTGCGAGAATCGGACATTGAAACGTTCGAGGATGAGCCTATCGAATACATTCGCAGGGATCTGGAGGGTTCAGACGAAGATACGAGGCGCAGAGCTGCCACCAACTTCTTGCGGAAACTGCAGGAACAATTCGAAAAGCCTGTGACAGATGTGGTCACACAATACATCAACCACTTTCTCGCAGAGTACTCAAAAGACCGCGAGGCGAACTGGAAGTCGAAGGATACTGCCGTGCACCTTttctcctccatcgcagcGAAGGGTGCAGCAACAGCCGCCAAAGGTGTCTTGAGCGTCAACCCCAACACGGACGTGATCAGCTTCTTTCAGACCAATGTGGCAGAAGACCTGACAAACGCCAATGCACAGCCATTGCTAAAGGTTGATGCCATAAAATACTTGTACATCTTCCGCAGCATCCTCTCGGCAGAACAGTGGCAAGCGGCGTTTCCACTTCTCGTGCAGCACCTGAACTCGTCGAACTACGTGGTCTACACGTATGCTGCCGTGGCAGTCGACCGCGCCCTCTATCTCACGAACGATCAGCGGCAACCCATCATTCCACGAGATAGCATCCTCCCACTGGCCAAAGACCTACTGCAACACCTTTTCACCCTCATCACCAAAGACTCCAAACCTGAGAAGGTTCAGGAGAATGAATTTTTGATGAAATGTGTAATGCGAGTCTTGATCGTGATCCGCGATGGTCTTGTGCAAATCCTGGACCTGGTCCTGACAAATCTCGTCAACATCACCGAAGTCATTCGTCACAACCCATCAAACCCAGGATTCTGCTACTACCACTTCGAATCTTTGGGAGCTACAATTCGATTTGCTGGCCCAGTTCAGCCGGAGAAAATTGAAAACACCTTGTTCCCCGTGTTCATGGAAGTCTTGCAATCATCAGTGGAAGAGTTCACACCCTACATCTTCCAGCTGTATGCCCAGATCGTTGCGAGCAGTCCCTCAGGGACGATCTCGCCGAATTTCCAGCAGCTCGTGGGACCCATCCTCACACCTAGCATGTGGGACAGCAAAGGCAACGTTCCTGCCTTGACGCGGCTGCTCCTCGAAATCGTACCTCGCGGCGCTCAGCAGATCGCCACTGCTGGGCAGACTGAGGCTGTGCTCTTGGTGTTCCAGAAGCTTGTGGCCAGCAAGGCATACGAGGGATACGCTATGGACATCATCGAGATGGTAGTCAAGAGCTTCCCACCCAGCGCGCTAGAGAACTACTGGCCTACAATCTTGCAGCTTATGTTCCATCGTCTCACAAACACAAAGACCGAGCAATTCACCCTCCGCTTCGTGCGTTTCTACCATCTGGTGTCCGCGCTTAGTGACCAAGGTCTCGGCGCTGATTTCTTCATTGCAAAGGCCGATGCTGTGCAGGCAAATGCTTTCACACCTCTCTACACTGGCATTATCCTCCCTGATACGCAGAAACTCAGCAGGCCATTCGATCGCAAGACGGCTTGTTTGTCGCTGACGCGGACCCTCGCTGACAGTCAGGCGTTCGTGGAGAGATACGCCAAACGTGGCTGGACAATCACCTGTGAGGCATTGTTGAAGCTCCTCATCAACCCACCTTTGCCGCCCGCCGCAGATGACAACGTGATTGAGGATCGAGATGTCGATGAACTGGGCTTTGGAGCGGCTTTTACA from Cercospora beticola chromosome 3, complete sequence includes the following:
- a CDS encoding uncharacterized protein (BUSCO:EOG09260OQ8) encodes the protein MAVSLQGVADLLKASLNPSQRAQAEASLKAEEAKPGFSLSLLQIVATDSFELNIRLSSALLFKNFVKRNWVDENGTHKLPDNEVNTIKSELIGLMVRVPPNIQAQLGDAISVIADSDFWERWNTLVDDLVSRLTPDNATVNNGVLQVAHSIFKRWEPLYRSDDLYTEINHVLSKFAAPFLQLWENTDRQITQNQSNPAVLKAHYATLDLILKLVYDLSTHDMPPQFEESLPAVSGLLHKYLTYENAALNTDDESEAGPLEYVRAGVFKVLNLYTRKYDDEFKPHVPQFIGTSWTFLTNIGPEAKYDLVVSRALEFLTTIASIPEHAQSFNNADVLGQVTEKVVIPNLSLRESDIETFEDEPIEYIRRDLEGSDEDTRRRAATNFLRKLQEQFEKPVTDVVTQYINHFLAEYSKDREANWKSKDTAVHLFSSIAAKGAATAAKGVLSVNPNTDVISFFQTNVAEDLTNANAQPLLKVDAIKYLYIFRSILSAEQWQAAFPLLVQHLNSSNYVVYTYAAVAVDRALYLTNDQRQPIIPRDSILPLAKDLLQHLFTLITKDSKPEKVQENEFLMKCVMRVLIVIRDGLVQILDLVLTNLVNITEVIRHNPSNPGFCYYHFESLGATIRFAGPVQPEKIENTLFPVFMEVLQSSVEEFTPYIFQLYAQIVASSPSGTISPNFQQLVGPILTPSMWDSKGNVPALTRLLLEIVPRGAQQIATAGQTEAVLLVFQKLVASKAYEGYAMDIIEMVVKSFPPSALENYWPTILQLMFHRLTNTKTEQFTLRFVRFYHLVSALSDQGLGADFFIAKADAVQANAFTPLYTGIILPDTQKLSRPFDRKTACLSLTRTLADSQAFVERYAKRGWTITCEALLKLLINPPLPPAADDNVIEDRDVDELGFGAAFTQLNTCKRPSQDPWPEVQDVKAWVGTTLREADKKHNGRIGQFVNEKLDAQGKAALQQVMSG